The sequence GTCGCTCGTCAGCGAGGTGCCCATCGCCGACGACATCCGGGATCGAGCGATCGAACTCGTTCGGGCGACCCGAGAGGTGGAGACGGTCGAGTTCGGTGCGAGCCCGCGGGCCAGCATGGGTCTCGTCCGCACCGCGAAGGCGCGGGCCTTCCTCCACGGCCGCAACCACGTCTCGTGGGAGGATGTCGAGTCGATGGCGCCGCCGGTCCTCCGCCACCGCATTCTACTCGATTTCCGCGCGGAACGCGAGGGGCTGACGACCGACGACGTGATCGCCGACCTGCTGGAGCAGGCATGACGATCGATCCCGAGTTTCTGGACGAACTCGATCGCTTCGAGGCGTCGCTGGAGCAGGAAACCACCGCGAACAAACAGGGCGAACGCGAGTCACCGAGCGTCGGCGAAGGACTCACGTTCAGCGACTACCGGCGCTACGCTCCCGGCGACGACACCCGCCTCATCGACTGGCGACTCTACGCCCGCACGGAGGAGTTTTTCATCAAGCAGTTCGAGGAGGAGCGCAACCTCACGGTCCACGTCCTGCTCGACGCCAGCGGATCGATGGGGTTCGGCGACGGGGAGACCAAATTCGAGTTCGGCGCGAAACTCGGCCTCGGCTACGCCTACCTCACCGCCGAGGAACACGACGACTTCCGGTTCTCCGTGTTCCGGGACCGTACGGACCGTCTCGACACCGGGAAATCGACGCGTGGCGAAGTGCTGGCGCTGGTCGACCGCCTCAACGAGACCGTTCCCGACGGCGAGACGGACTTCCA comes from Haloplanus sp. XH21 and encodes:
- a CDS encoding DUF58 domain-containing protein: MTIDPEFLDELDRFEASLEQETTANKQGERESPSVGEGLTFSDYRRYAPGDDTRLIDWRLYARTEEFFIKQFEEERNLTVHVLLDASGSMGFGDGETKFEFGAKLGLGYAYLTAEEHDDFRFSVFRDRTDRLDTGKSTRGEVLALVDRLNETVPDGETDFQTALEAYAASIRSRSLVVVITDGIGDLDGLETGLASLSRNEVVLVQVLSPTELDPDVGGDTIFEDAESDLTRRTYFGGRLAEQYRDRVDAFVDDVATRARDLRLTHELVTTDEPFFDAFATIWVD